A region from the Palaemon carinicauda isolate YSFRI2023 chromosome 9, ASM3689809v2, whole genome shotgun sequence genome encodes:
- the LOC137646901 gene encoding BTB/POZ domain-containing protein 6-B-like yields the protein METGLLWAKLFYQQRGSMKIQLTEQKAKESYARSVANSRWCADTMRNLVYYTVMGPCKWVQLSLHLIRGRSYNLFENEDGSDVILMVGDGTYRERVPAHSWVLAAGNQYFRALFQGPFADRHKKTYDIPNDPKGFQNLLKWLYRHECGIQSMDSALITLQVAIEYLCPELAELCVEYIGKHLRVSNVLKVLQFTWRYCPSSTTSEDSEGSSVISTAPSAPSLEIMEDPEEEDTNSFGAADRLRQLDLSQQTVHSMSQLQKLSEETEFQDPTACCSDLYNVCLEVVDSATRAVLASEPLEELDYRTLQLILKRSTLNIPNELTIFQAVQRWSTAECKRRMLPLTSDNRRAVLGDLLYYVRFLNMTNEQLQQTSSLLTADEFNYLATRISGNTPTSVPANLNPHLAMMAIPRHHKPPPPTTDSPNKNKKGNTGKRKYTKKELMLDVVSCLAVIFD from the exons ATGGAAACCGGATTGCTTTGGGCTAAACTCTTCTATCAGCAACGAGGCTCCATGAAGATCCAGCTCACAGAACAGAAGGCTAAGGAAAGCTACGCAAGGAGCGTCGCCAATTCCAGGTGGTGTGCAGACACCATGAGGAATTTGGTGTACTACACCGTCATGGGACCCTGTAAATGGGTACAGCTCTCCTTGCACCTTATTCGTGGCAG ATCCTACAACCTTTTTGAGAATGAAGATGGGAGTGACGTGATTTTAATGGTTGGAGACGGCACTTACAGAGAGCGAGTACCAGCCCACTCATGGGTACTTGCTGCTGGCAACCAGTACTTCAGAGCCCTATTCCAAGGCCCTTTTGCTGACAGGCACAAGAAAACCTACGACATCCCTAATGACCCCAAGGGATTCCAGAACCTCTTGAA GTGGTTGTACCGTCATGAATGTGGGATCCAAAGTATGGATAGTGCCCTCATCACCTTACAAGTAGCCATTGAATATCTGTGTCCCGAATTGGCCGAGTTATGCGTCGAGTACATTGGAAAGCACTTGAGAGTGTCTAACGTGCTTAAGGTGCTTCAGTTCACCTGGAGATACTGTCCTTCTTCTACAACTTCTGAGGACAGTGAGGGATCCTCAGTTATATCTACTGCTCCTTCAGCTCCTAGTCTTGAAATAATggaagatcctgaagaagaggacACAAACTCATTTGGTGCAGCAGACAGACTACGGCAGCTCGACCTATCTCAACAGACGGTTCACAGTATGAGTCAACTACAAAAACTCTCAGAAGAAACCGAGTTCCAAGATCCAACAGCCTGCTGTAGTGACCTGTACAATGTGTGCCTTGAGGTTGTTGACAGTGCCACCAGGGCCGTTTTAGCTTCTGAACCTTTAGAAGAATTAGACTACAGAACTCTGCAGCTCATTTTGAAGAGATCAACTCTCAACATACCAAATGAATTAACAATATTTCAAGCAGTGCAACGTTGGTCAACAGCTGAATGTAAACGACGCATGTTGCCTCTGACTTCTGACAACAGAAGAGCCGTTCTTGGCGATCTTCTGTACTATGTACGGTTCTTGAATATGACAAATGAGCAGCTTCAACAAACCAGCAGCCTCCTTACAGCTGATGAATTCAACTACCTTGCTACTAGGATCTCAGGTAATACTCCTACATCAGTACCTGCCAATCTAAACCCCCACCTGGCCATGATGGCCATTCCTCGCCATCACAAGCCTCCTCCGCCAACTACAGATTCACCCAATAAAAACAAGAAGGGAAACACAGGAAAGAGAAAATACACAAAAAAGGAATTAATGTTAGATGTAGTTTCCTGCCTTGCTGTGATTTTTGATTAG